From the Psilocybe cubensis strain MGC-MH-2018 chromosome 9, whole genome shotgun sequence genome, one window contains:
- a CDS encoding Agroclavine dehydrogenase: MATFITGGTGKTGLALAKLLHQAGQPVLVASRSGKAPEPFQAVEFDWFNPATFKNAFQTGTTIDKLFIVAPSAYDAIRHVEPFLELAVSQGVKRFVAITSTQSEPGDIPLGTIHQCLLNLKVDYTILRPTWFIENFSTTFYMSIREKNEIFSCAEDGRVPFVSAEDIAQAAFDAFTAERSPNKDYFLVGPELYSYDEAAKLLSSVLGREIVHKRHTVEQQTQIFGYFLAPEYARHLAHVEHLIASGAEEKILDESEDRKYVGKHTLKEYFEANRNIWIK; this comes from the exons ATGGCAACATTCATTACTGGTGGAACCGGGAAAACTGGGCTCGCCCTTGCCAAACTACTCCACCAAGCGGGGCAACCAGTCCTTGTTGCTTCTCGCTCGGGGAAAGCACCAGAACCATTCCAAGCTGTTGAGTTTGATTGGTTCAATCCCGCAACTTTCAAAAACGCTTTCCAGACCGGTACCACCATCGATAAACTCTTTATTGTCGCACCGTCGGCCTACGATGCCATTCGCCATGTAGAACCATTCCTAGAACTCGCTGTGTCTCAGGGGGTTAAACGATTTGTAGCTATCACAAGCACACAATCTGAACCTGGGGATATTCCATTGGGCACAATACATCAATGTCTGTTGAACTTGAAAGTCGACTATACGATTCTCAGACCGACTTGGTTTATCG AAAATTTCTCTACCACGTTCTATATGAGCATCAGAGAGAAGAATGAAATATTTTCTTGTGCAGAAGATGGGCGCGTACCTTTTGTATCAGCAGAAGATATAGCCCAAGCCGCTTTTGATGCCTTTACTGCTGAAAGGTCCCCTAACAAAGATTACTTCTTGGTTGGGCCAGAGCTATACTCATATGACGAG GCAGCCAAGCTCCTTTCTTCTGTCCTAGGGAGAGAGATCGTTCACAAACGACACACAGTCGAGCAACAAACCCAAATCTTCGGATATTTTTTGGCGCCTGAGTATGCCAGACACCTGGCACATGTCGAACACTTGATCGCATCGGGAGCAGAGGAAAAAATATTAGATGAGAGTGAGGATCGCAAGTACGTGGGCAAACACACGTTGAAGGAGTATTTCGAAGCAAACAGAAATATATGGATCAAATAG
- a CDS encoding Histone deacetylase 8 codes for MTTEPAKFVAYIGSQELAKVSSLLPSNRNRSMIVHSLISSLGLLNSNNPHTPHKRLKVVTPRKATYKDLALYHTRDYLEVVLENKLHSDNTWESRSLSIDTEFGLSDDCPMFPGLADYIRLVAGATLTAVSALQEDFADIALCWDGGRHHARKSHASGFCYVADCILAIMAFKRMQATPVTNQSPCQSSDIQQSNITHLKRTRVMYLDLDLHFSDAVSEAFYSSTVSSLTPQILTLSIHHTSPGFFPISERSKLPDVLSPDFDPFTLSIPLRQGASDATYAKIWPLVERVKDTFRPDYIVVQCGVDGLAGDPCSTFNWSLGRSEGSMGWCIKKILTQWAGKKLLLGGGGYNSPNAARAWAYLTSIAIGNPLDLEAQIPDHTGFPLYGPSFTISARYFPFRVRPLKNLYSILLSYYVPGTMIFSETCEKITITKGVLSADCKKADKKTTIHSSISLNDYIGNTEGKLTWGGRGFSHHAEDVHIDNGVLSAKLKFGGKMVESKLDLNLYIQNQDGILAVIPKSHALDPLTFEHVSAGKHLAPPELSRGISEASVSSVASAASGSSMFSAASATSTSTTVSTTSVKETKSSSSYSTFSSTKFRSESQILLIEETCAKFELKGTFLHAECHRIDGTVVHSSIDLDTVIGFSDGHLQWDAQGFSSHCFDYAIDGFFLVVKYKVHKGDQYRIARLDLRTRLRNANGVLTVVELNKKLSVMLSEVPWMKFKVIAEPDLSVFASHPVMRETLVSIAESTVEHVTVEMHKMLTIAMETAITAITASAMKHVSAQMEALVSGVVGHASASASITAAESLHLYGRGQFSSATVGNGYSYRAGSNGHAAHHESHGSLHAAHHESHGSLHAEGIAHHEHRDEHSYAEIAKHAQVAHVA; via the exons ATGACTACAGAACCTGCGAAATTCGTTGCGTACATTGGCTCTCAGGAGCTAGCCAAG GTATCCTCATTGCTTCCCTCGAACAGGAACCGGTCGATGATTGTGCACTCCTTGATCAGCTCACTGGGGCTTTTAAACTCAAATAACCCCCATACCCCTCATAAGCGTCTGAAAGTGGTTACGCCACGAAAAGCGACCTACAAAGATTTGGCGTTGTACCACACCCGGGACTATCTGGAAGTCGTTCTCGAGAACAAGCTGCACTCCGACAACACCTGGGAATCGCGTAGTCTATCTATCGACACGGAATTTGGGCTCTCAGAC GATTGTCCTATGTTCCCCGGATTGGCTGATTACATTCGCCTTGTTGCTGGCGCGACACTCACTGCGGTGTCAGCTTTACAAGAAGACTTCGCAGATATTGCCCTATGCTGGGACGGAGGACG ACACCACGCACGAAAGTCTCACGCATCTGGCTTCTGTTATGTAGCAGACTGTATACTTGCCATAATGGCGTTTAAACGCATGCAGGCGACTCCAGTGACAAATCAATCTCCGTGCCAGTCTTCTGATATTCAGCAATCCAACATAACTCATCTCAAACGAACGCGGGTGATGTACTTGGATCTTGACTTGCATTTTTCAGATGCTGTCTCGGAAGCCTTCTATTCGTCGACTGTATCCTCATTGACACCCCAAATACTG ACGCTCAGTATACACCACACCTCTCCCGGATTCTTCCCTATCTCAGAGCGTAGCAAGCTTCCCGACGTCCTCAGTCCTGATTTTGACCCTTTTACGCTTTCCATACCACTACGTCAAGGAGCGTCGGACGCGACCTATGCCAAAATATGGCCTCTTGTGGAACGCGTAAAGGATACATTTCGCCCTGACTACATCGTTGTACAATGCGGTGTCGACGGGTTAGCAGGAGATCCATGCTCGACATTTAACTGGTCCCTTGGCAGATCCGAAGGTTCTATGGGATGGTGTATTAAGAAGATACTGACACAATGGGCGGGGAAGAAATTGTTGCTTGGAGGAG GTGGATACAACTCCCCTAATGCCGCCAGGGCATGGGCCTATCTCACTTCCATAGCT ATCGGAAACCCACTGGATTTGGAAGCCCAAATCCCAGATCACACGGGATTCCCTTTATACGGTCCCTCTTTTACT ATTTCGGCACGGTA CTTTCCTTTCCGCGTCCGCCCTTTGAAAAATCTTTATTCTATACTCTTATCCTACTACGTTCCAG GCACAATGATATTTTCCGAGACATGCGAGAaaatcaccatcaccaaagGTGTTCTTTCTGCTGATTGCAAAAAGGCCGACAAGAAGACCACCATCCATTCTTCAATCTCACTCAATGACTACATTGGAAACACCGAAGGCAAACTCACATGGGGAGGCCGAGGCTTCAGCCACCATGCTGAAGACGTCCACATTGATAATGGCGTCCTCTCAGCTAAACTGAAGTTCGGCGGGAAAATGGTAGAAAGCAAGCTTGATCTCAATCTTtacattcaaaatcaagaCGGTATCTTGGCTGTCATCCCTAAATCTCATGCACTTGATCC ACTAACCTTCGAGCATGTTAGCGCCGGAAAACATCTGGCGCCGCCGGAATTATCTCGAGGTATATCTGAAGCCAGCGTTTCTAGTGTCGCCAGCGCTGCGAGTGGCAGTAGCATGTTCTCTGCCGCTTCTGCTACTTCGACCTCGACTACAGTCTCCACCACGTCTGTTAAAGAGACGaagtcttcttcttcttacAGTACATTCTCATCTACAAAATTCCGAAG CGAGAGCCAAATTTTGTTAATTGAGGAAACTTGTGCCAAGTTCGAGCTAAAGGGTACTTTCCTTCATGCCGAGTGTCATCGTATCGATGGCACGGTTGTCCACTCCAGTATCGACCTCGATACAGTTATCGGATTCTCTGATGGACATCTCCAGTGGGATGCCCAAGGATTCAGTTCCCACTGCTTCGATTACGCCATCGACGGATTCTTTTTGGTCGTCAAATACAAAGTCCACAAAGGCGACCAATACAGGATTGCTCGCCTGGACCTTCGCACCCGACTCCGAAACGCCAATGGTGTTCTCACCGTCGTCGAACTCAACAAAAAGCTTTCGGTCATGCTCAGCGAAGTCCCTTGGATGAAGTTTAAGGTCATCGCCGAGCCTGATCTCAGCGTCTTCGCCAGTCACCCCGTCATGCGAGAGACCCTTGTTAGCATTGCCGAATCCACTGTCGAACACGTCACCGTCGAAATGCACAAGATGCTCACCATCGCAATGGAGACAGCCATAACGGCCATTACTGCCTCCGCTATGAAGCACGTCTCTGCCCAGATGGAAGCACTGGTGTCTGGTGTTGTTGGTCACGCAAGCGCAAGCGCGTCAATTACAGCGGCTGAGTCTCTCCACCTATACGGTCGTGGTCAATTCAGCTCTGCTACCGTTGGTAACGGATATTCATATAGAGCGGGTTCAAACGGCCATGCTGCTCACCACGAATCTCATGGAAGTCTCCACGCTGCTCACCATGAATCTCACGGAAGCCTCCATGCTGAAGGCATTGCCCACCATGAGCACCGCGACGAACACAGCTACGCCGAGATTGCAAAACATGCCCAGGTTGCCCATGTAGCGTGA
- a CDS encoding Agroclavine dehydrogenase, with protein MAPDKVNNSDKPSTSASSLREHLSHNHRKIMTILITGGTGKTGLALAGLLHDSGYSFLITSRKGTAPAPYKAIKFDWFKPETFEAPFQSDSNIDKVFLIDPPAFDIFPRVKPFIDIALSRGVKRFVGLTTTQTNPKDVPLGKVHQYLLDLGVDYAILRPTWFIENFGTDLQPSIRDDDEIASSGEDGKVPFVSVKDIAAAAFIALTAEESLNKDIFVIGPNLYSYDEACISLLDDTLGRLTWRNSLRTVEEQTEMFQQFLSPEYAAHLARVEHLIADGGEEKFFYESEDRKYVGKHTLAEYIESNRALWMK; from the exons ATGGCCCCTGACAAGGTAAACAACAGTGATAAACCATCTACATCTGCGTCAAGCCTCAGGGAGCATCTTTCACATAATCACAGAAAGATCATGACAATCCTCATAACAGGTGGAACAGGAAAAACCGGTCTCGCTTTGGCAGGACTCCTCCATGACTCGGGCTATTCTTTCCTCATCACTTCTCGCAAGGGCACAGCGCCAGCGCCCTACAAGGCAATAAAATTTGACTGGTTTAAGCCGGAAACCTTCGAAGCACCCTTCCAATCCGATTCCAATATCGATAAAGTGTTCCTTATCGACCCACCAGCATTCGACATCTTTCCACGCGTAAAACCCTTCATTGATATCGCTTTATCGAGAGGggtcaaaaggtttgttggGCTTACGACAACACAAACCAACCCCAAAGATGTACCACTTGGAAAGGTGCATCAGTACCTACTAGATCTTGGAGTTGACTATGCTATTCTTAGGCCAACGTGGTTCATTG AGAACTTTGGAACGGATCTACAGCCAAGTATcagagacgacgacgagataGCATCATCAGGAGAAGACGGAAAAGTACCCTTTGTCTCGGTCAAAGatattgctgctgctgcttttATAGCACTAACAGCTGAGGAAAGCCTCAATAAGGATATTTTTGTTATTGGACCAAATCTTTATTCATATGACGAGGCATGTATAAGCCTTCTTGATGATACCCTGGGTCGACTGACGTGGAGAAATTCTTT GCGAACGGTTGAGGAGCAGACAGAGATGTTCCAACAGTTTCTCAGTCCAGAGTACGCCGCCCATCTCGCTCGCGTGGAACACTTGATTGCAGACggaggagaagagaaatTCTTCTACGAGAGTGAAGATCGGAAGTATGTGGGGAAGCATACTTTAGCGGAATACATTGAGAGTAATCGTGCGCTATGGATGAAGTGA
- a CDS encoding Hydroxylase/desaturase CTB9 — protein MPGLTSPTTVTTTLSYFSPPVDGEKPYQKVITDPETGDRSFKRNWSGDERSNIVIENLRGKEETVSLDKTGFQFFQHTSNHTSFVNDEEIKAEYYPESVELIKKLTGATRVEIFDHTIRKHLPELQQKSVNGPVPQVHIDQSAPASIARVHRHMPVDEVPKLLEQRFQIINLWRPIHHAAYDWPLALCDYRSVDPVDVVPVALIFPDREGETLGVKYNPNHKWKYLRGMTPDEIVLIKCFDSIQDGSVAVYTPHTGFKDPSTPEEAIPRESIELRALVFYD, from the exons ATGCCGGGACTTACATCGCCAACTACTGTGACCACGACCCTATCCTACTTCAGCCCTCCCGTAGATGGAGAAAAACCCTATCAAAAGGTCATCACCGACCCTGAGACTGGCGACCGTAGCTTCAAGAGAAACTGGAGTGGTGATGAAAGGTCCAATATTGTTATCGAGAATCTGCGCGGGAAAGAAGAGACAGTGTCGCTCGATAAAACCGGTTTCCAGTTCTTCCAGCATACTTCAAACCACACCTCATTCGTAAACGACGAAGAGATAAAGGCAGAATACTACCCCGAGAGCGTCGAGCTTATCAAAAAGTTGACAGGGGCCACTCGGGTGGAGATCTTTGATCACA CCATCCGCAAGCATCTCCCCGAGCTCCAGCAAAAGTCAGTGAACGGGCCTGTTCCCCAAGTGCACATCGACCAATCAGCTCCTGCTTCTATCGCACGCGTGCATCGACACATGCCAGTTGACGAAGTCCCCAAACTGCTCGAGCAGCGCTTCCAAATTATAAATCTCTGGCGACCCATCCATCACGCCGCTTACGACTGGCCCCTCGCCCTCTGCGACTACAGAAGCGTCGATCCAGTTGACGTTGTGCCCGTGGCTCTCATATTCCCTGACCGTGAGGGAGAGACCTTGGGAGTCAAGTATAATCCCAATCACAAGTGGAAATACCTTCGTGGCATGACACCGGATGAAATTGTGCTGATTAAATG TTTCGATTCGATCCAAGACGGGAGCGTTGCCGTGTACACACCGCACACCGGATTCAAGGATCCCTCTACACCTGAGGAAGCAATCCCAAGAGAATCAATCGAACTGAGAGCTTTGGTCTTTTATGATTAG
- a CDS encoding Snurportin-1 — MDRKTSYKLPPTTIRDKLVSQEIRRNKALEEQRRRRANKIDSARQLDLFADLNLGPSDDEDAKIDEEDTQEPEIRPDPGSIAHYAAMLKVEPEDAISASPSTATIDTRVPVPLNTDTPIETETSKSTGKKKSRGGPNRQKRRAKKASKWADRCMYAELLEMSADDPWVSSDQSNANAFNDGLPSDLESAWVAVAPVPVGKRCLAVTQQSAGVAGVVPNTTLRSRLLGKTLLPRFPSNLPPLTVLDCILDDKWRENGILHVLDVVKWKGQDVADCEAGFRFWWRDTRLAELAQSSPPSSINFLLNQKASSSTSAECFQKYLFPYPTTFIPVPYHATTTLSALDNIIIPAARSWRQVSISVPTSSNWNGLGEGGMEIEPSGSLNAHIPFQPHIALTSTETAIKPDGMLLYVAEASYEPGTSPLSSWIPIRGYDIDGEENVHRESVSQDAQICASHREIPEGPLDLFQRCVVVLFVLRSSPHFELVFEAGAKTTDHATFYWNDVPAILSFWSIGGKHSRRRGVYGF, encoded by the exons ATGGATAGAAAGACATCCTACAAACTACCACCCACGACGATTAGAGACAAGCTTGTTTCGCAAGAAATCAGGAGAAACAAG GCACTTGAGGAACAAAGACGT CGTAGAGCGAACAAAATCGATTCCGCACGCCAACTTGATCTTTTCGCTGATCTCAATTTGGGACCCtcggacgatgaagacgcCAAGATTGACGAGGAGGACACTCAAGAACCGGAAATCAGGCCTGATCCTGGTTCAATTGCACATTATGCAGCTATGCTCAAGGTTGAACCTGAAGATGCTATCAGTGCATCCCCGTCGACAGCGACCATCGATACACGTGTTCCAGTGCCACTCAACACCGACACGCCAATTGAAACTGAGACGTCGAAGTCCACAGGCAAGaaaaagtcaagaggcggTCCTAATAGGCAAAAGCGACGGGCGAAAAAAGCTAGCAAATGGGCTGATCGATGCATGTATGCTGAACTTCTCGAAATGAGTGCTGACGATCCTTGGGTCTCATCCGACCAGAGCAATGCCAACGCATTCAATGATGGATTACCGAGTGACTTAGAGAGTGCTTGGGTTGCGGTTGCGCCCGTTCCAGTTGGAAAAAGGTGTCTGGCAGTAACTCAACAATCAGCAGGTGTTGCAGGTGTGG TGCCAAATACCACTTTACGctcacggttactcggaaAAACTCTCCTCCCTCGATTCCCCTCGAATCTACCACCTCTCACTGTTTTAGACTGTATTTTAGATGATAAATGGCGCGAAAACGGGATTCTGCATGTTCTCGATGTGGTGAAGTGGAAAGGCCAGGACGTAGCAGATTGTGAGGCAGGCTTTCG ATTTTGGTGGCGTGATACGCGCCTCGCTGAATTGGCGCAGTCATCGCCTCCGTCTTCCATAAACTTTCTTCTGAATCAAAAAGCCTCCTCATCAACATCTGCTGAGTGTTTTCAAAAATATCTCTTCCCCTATCCAACAACCTTCATTCCTGTACCCTATCATGCCACCACCACACTGTCCGCTCTCGACAACATCATCATTCCGGCAGCGAGAAGTTGGCGCCAGGTCAGTATATCTGTTCcaacttcatcaaattgGAATGGTCTCGGTGAAGGAGGCATGGAGATTGAGCCTTCGGGCTCCTTAAATGCACACATTCCCTTTCAACCGCATATAGCGCTAACATCGACGGAGACTGCTATCAAACCAGACGGAATGCTTCTTTACGTAGCTGAAGCGAGCTACGAACCTGGGACAAGTCCTTTGAGTAGCTGGATTCCGATTCGGGGATATGACATTGACGGTGAAGAAAACGTTCATCGAGAAAGCGTATCTCAGGATGCACAAATTTGCGCCAGTCACAGGGAAATACCCGAAGGACCCCTCGATCTGTTCCAGAGGTGCGTGGTCGTCCTTTTTGTACTTCGTTCAAGTCCTCATTTTGAACTTGTTTTTGAGGCTGGTGCGAAGACGACTGACCATGCAACTTTCTACTGGAATGACGTGCCAGCAATCCTCTCCTTTTGGAGTATTGGCGGTAAACACTCCAGGAGGCGGGGCGTCTATGGTTTCtaa
- a CDS encoding Histidinol-phosphate aminotransferase: MPILGLKPTKKSVYPAHFDIEKVIRPNILSLQPYRCARDDYSTGILVDANENSLGHSIEGEIEGAQDTLSLNLNRYPDPSHPLIKSRIAALRGLGSSSPSSTSDEDTGADHIFLGVGSDEVIDLLMRVCVVPGRTEKILTTPPTYGMYGVCAQVNDIGVVRVPLELSGDQGEGGERGRFSAQVDQIKKTVAADPSIKLIFLCSPGNPTGTLIPISSIRSLLEFSDFKGIVVVDEAYIDFTEDPLKQSAVSLVKEYANVCVLQTLSKGFGLAAIRLGIALAQPPLIQVLTNTKAPYNISTPTAHLALSALSPQSIASMRAKAQTIVASRAKMLAALSEPRFTDLGVGKSIGGNDANFVLIPILENRQGEPSSERANKIYRSLAEENGVVVRYRGNEPGCAGCLRITIGSEEENKIILQKLEQVLRIL; the protein is encoded by the exons ATGCCTATCCTTGGTCTAAAGCCCACTAAAAAATCCGTATACCCTGCTCACTTTGACATTGAAAAGGTTATAAGACCGAACATTCTCTCATTACAACCCTATCGATGTGCTCGCGATGATTACAGCACCGGAATTCTAGTCGACGCCAACGAAAATTCTCTAGGACACTCTATCGAAGGAGAAATTGAAGGAGCACAAGACACCCTGAGTCTCAATCTGAATCGATATCCTGATCCTTCTCACCCTTTGATCAAGTCGCGGATCGCGGCTCTTCGAGGGCTGGGTTCATCCTCACCTTCATCGACGTCGGATGAGGACACAGGCGCGGACCACATATTCCTTGGTGTAGGCTCCGATGAAGTCATCGACCTTCTTATGCGTGTCTGTGTTGTGCCCGGAAGAACGGAGAAAATTCTAACAACACCACCCACCTATGGGATGTACGGGGTATGCGCTCAAGTAAATGACATCGGTGTTGTACGCGTGCCACTCGAGCTTTCAGGAGATCAGGGAGAGGGGGGAGAACGAGGAAGATTTAGCGCTCAGGTTGATCAG ATCAAAAAGACCGTCGCGGCTGACCCTTCCATCAAACTCATCTTCTTGTGCTCTCCAGGCAATCCTACTGGCACATTAATTCCAATTTCTTCCATTCGCTCCCTGCTAGAATTCTCCGATTTCAAGGGAATAGTCGTTGTGGACGAAGCTTACATCGACTTCACAGAGGATCCCCTGAAGCAAAGTGCCGTCAGCCTCGTCAAAGAGTATGCTAACGTGTGTGTGCTGCAGACTTTGAGCAAGGGTTTTGGGCTAGCTGCTATCCG CCTTGGAATTGCTCTAGCACAGCCGCCTCTCATTCAAGTACTGACAAATACTAAAGCTCCATACAACATTTCCACTCCTACCGCCCATCTCGCACTTTCTGCCCTCTCACCACAATCTATTGCTAGCATGCGTGCCAAGGCACAGACCATTGTAGCCAGTCGTGCAAAAATGCTCGCTGCGCTGTCTGAACCTAGATTTACCGATCTCGGCGTTGGAAAAAGCATCGGTGGCAACGACGCAAATTTTGTTTTGATCCCTATTCTCGAAAATCGTCAAGGGGAACCTTCCAGTGAACGTGCCAACAAGATATATCGCTCACTAGCGGAGGAGAATGGTGTTGTTGTCAGGTATCGTGGAAATGAACCAGGGTGTGCTGGGTGCCTCCGCATCACAATTGGCTCGGAAgaggaaaacaaaattatcCTTCAAAAACTAGAGCAAGTTCTCAGGATTTTATAG
- a CDS encoding putative carboxylesterase 2 — MSKTSSVLPRNRLSALDKAKMLVILLPAPALITWALIKSQFTEDGKAKSWKRVAIDRVSLRALYNMNRRQIRAFFGETQDTYAAFIKAEKATPITEEIGENAKLLWIGPKRTDRIILYLHGGAFLWGMMASTPKFLIYLQEELEKKKKPTGVAILNYTLVPDATFPTQLKQVIAAVQHLVNSGVHPQNIQLVGDSAGGIIFHQLLSHILHPVDGVPTLTFSSPLGGAYIMSPWTLLTDEPVAHTNEGRDDILGVRTGLYWGSKVLEGLPESATPYVNPLSAPDDWLDGCNDLVKRVLISAGEGEVLRDAIIQYFKKLEKHHKDAKLFVEEHGIHDDLLMKFLVGDRDLGKLAPFLVNWLDEGFST; from the exons ATGTCCAAAACTTCGTCTGTACTCCCAAGGAACAGGCTGTCGGCTCTAGACAAAGCAAAAATGCTAGTTATTCTTTTGCCTGCCC CTGCCTTGATTACTTGGGCCCTTATAAAATCTCAGTTCACAGAGGACGGAAAAGCCAAAAGCTGGAAGCGGGTTGCCATTGACCGAGTCTCCCTCCGAGCACTTTACAATATGAACAGACGACAGATTCGGGCCTTCTTTGGAGAAACTCAAGACACCTACGCCGCTTTTATCAAAGCTGAAAAAGCAACCCCGATAACCGAAGAGATCGGTGAAAATGCAAAATTATTATGGATTGGACCTAAAAGAACAGACCGTATTATTTTATATCTTCATG GCGGTGCATTCCTCTGGGGAATGATGGCTTCGACCCCAAAATTTCTGATCTACCTTCAAGAGGAActcgagaagaagaaaaagccCACAGGCGTAGCTATTTTGAACTACA CCCTTGTCCCAGATGCGACATTTCCAACTCAGTTAAAACAGGTTATCGCTGCTGTACAACATCTCGTTAACTCTGGAGTACACCCTCAAAATATACAACTTGTGGGGGATTCGGCTGGAGGGATAATCTTCCATCAATTGTTATCGCACATTCTTCATCCAGTGGATGGTGTCCCTACACTGACGTTCTCGTCTCCCCTTGGTGGCGCATACATAATGTCCCCTTGGACCCTGCTCACGGATGAGCCCGTTGCCCATACGAATGAGGGCAGAGACGATATCCTCGGCGTGCGTACCGGACTGTATTGGGGAAGCAAAGTCCTAGAAGGGCTTCCAGAATCAGCTACTCCCTATGTGAACCCCCTTTCTGCACCAGACGACTGGCTAGATGGATGTAACGACTTGGTCAAGCGAGTGTTGATCAGTGCTGGTGAGGGTGAAGTTCTTCGAGACGCAATTATCCAGTACTTCAAGAAGTTGGAAAAGCATCACAAAGATGCGAAGTTATTCGTCGAGGAACACGGAATTCATGACGATCTCCTCATGAAATTTCTCGTAGGCGACAGAGATTTGGGCAAATTGGCGCCATTCCTCGTCAACTGGCTAGATGAAGGATTCTCGACGTAG
- a CDS encoding Peroxisomal acyl-coenzyme A oxidase 3, producing the protein MRTSTQLAQSPLWRISPDTLNFDQRIALTYARVKSIVKTYRLTRHDLATVSPRYWEFHSDPIMMMDCSAGTLVTIHYNLCGGTLSMYAGDREDVAQILEKLLSFELSGQYCLTELGHGIDVRNMETTATLLPSGEFDLHTPTPAAAKYMPPTAPCGTPVVSVVFARLIVNDEDHGIKPFIVYLSDGVRMNPGISCKILPPRGGSRPIKHALTYFNHVRLPAAALLGNLDKPTDVRAAFFTTIYRIVVGALSMGALCLSVMRMSSYIGGKYSLRRTVIDPVTGLPRPIIAFSTQSQPVLTALSQTFVMEKMAKHCHGLFTAKTELYEKHFIAAVFKTTISRFAQSIPLILSERCGVQGLYEANQLSVLHSDIRGAVIAEGDVLAISIRFAIEVLLGTRTPPKHDDANSLLSRHEISLIKNLQDNLLSTVSSSRDPKIAGRLLPACQPLLEAIGHRMAYEIAVKEGIDKDILELFLASVIKLDQAWYSENAGITRDQQNKMEADAAERLLPRLEDFIEALDTKEYITAPIVSDESWNQFVDSLETLDHFSHGRSAQVSDFSRVSAHL; encoded by the exons ATGAGGACGTCCACTCAGCTAGCTCAAAGCCCTCTATGGAGAATCTCCCCCGACACTCTGAACTTCGACCAACGGATAGCGCTAACTTATGCGCGAGTAAAGTCGATCGTGAAAACTTATC GCCTCACTAGGCATGACCTTGCTACTGTGTCACCAAGATACTGGGAATTCCA TTCTGATCCCATAATGATGATG GACTGTTCTGCCGGGACGCTAGTCACTATTCATTACAATCTTTGTGGCGGGACACTTTCTATGTATGCCGGAGACAGAGAGGACGTGGCGCAGATCTTAGAGAAGCTTTTGTCGTTCGAGCTGTC AGGTCAATATTGCCTAACTGAGCTCGGGCATGGGATCGATGTCAGGAACATGGAGACCACTGCTACTCTCCTGCCAAGTGGCGAGTTCGACCTTCACACGCCCACCCCAGCAGCTGCCAA ATACATGCCTCCTACTGCGCCTTGCGGGACACCTGTCGTCTCTGTTGTTTTCGCCCGCTTAATTGTAAACGACGAGGATCATGGAATTAAACCATTTATCGTGTATCTCAGTGATGGAGTCCGGATGAACCCAGGAATATCTTGTAAAATTCTTCCTCCAAGAG GTGGATCCAGACCTATCAAGCACGCCTTGACGTATTTCAACCATGTTCGACTACCTGCCGCTGCACTGCTGGGAAACCTCGACAAACCAACCGACGTGCGCGCGGCATTCTTCACAACCATCTATCGAATTGTTGTCGGTGCACTTTCTATGGGTGCTCTGTGTCTTTCAGTCATGCGTATGTCTTCCTATATTGGAGGGAAGTACAGCTTGCGAAGAACAGTAATTGACCCCGTCACCGGACTTCCTCGTCCGATCATCGCTTTTAGCACACAGTCCCAGCCTGTGCTTACCGCGTTATCACAAACATTTGTGATGGAAAAGATGGCCAAGCACTGTCATGGGCTTTTTACCGCCAAGACTGAGTTATACGAGAAGCACTTCATTGCGGCTGTCTTCAAAACAACCATAAGTCGATTCGCCCAGTCTATCCCACTGATTTTGTCAGAAAGATGTGGTGTCCAAGGTTTGTATGAAGCCAATCAGCTGTCTGTACTACAT TCTGATATTCGAGGCGCTGTAATCGCTGAGGGTGATGTTCTTGCCATATCAATCC GATTTGCAATCGAAGTCCTTCTAGGGACCAGAACTCCTCCGAAGCATGACGATGCTAACAGCCTTCTGTCAAGACATGAGATATCGCTCATCAAGAACCTCCAGGACAACTTGCTGTCTACTGTCTCTAGCTCCCGAGATCCCAAAATCGCTGGAAGGCTGTTACCGGCTTGTCAACCTCTGCTGGAAGCCATTGGTCATCGAATGGCGTATGAAATCGCTGTGAAGGAAGGGATAGACAAGGACATTCTGGAATTATTCCTTGCTAGCGTTATCAAACTTGACCAAGCTTGGTACAGCGAGAATGCTGGAATTACTCGTGATCAACAGAACAAGATGGAGGCTGATGCAGCGGAACGCCTCCTGCCTCGTCTGGAAGACTTTATTGAAGCTCTCGACACCAAGGAATACATCACTGCACCCATTGTCTCCGACGAAAGCTGGAACCAGTTTGTGGACTCCTTGGAAACTCTCGATCACTTTAGCCATGGACGCTCTGCACAAGTTTCAGACTTCAGCCGTGTGTCAGCCCATCTGTAG